A single genomic interval of Dromiciops gliroides isolate mDroGli1 chromosome 1, mDroGli1.pri, whole genome shotgun sequence harbors:
- the LOC122740523 gene encoding vomeronasal type-1 receptor 3-like: MLSQNICLGIMFLAATTIGTIANFFLFTSYTLNVLTGHKISSLTFIFTQLSLVNTTMLVSKGIPQTLQGLGWNYFLDDVGCKIVFYLRKVSEGLSISLTCLLCAFQAITLNPSNSRWAEFRVRTIQHSTPFCLFCWILNLLIEIPIPVSTRGPRSSSNITSAFDYMFCTSEYIMGVYLIITTFRNVLCLGIMVLASGYMVLLLHKHYQHIQRIRSTKLSPRRHPEIRATQTILLLMSTFFSFYSLTSIFSLLLSYFDQKSPWMLTTSITLSLCYPTISPFVWIPRALKTL; this comes from the coding sequence ATGCTTTCACAAAACATCTGTCTTGGGATTATGTTTCTTGCTGCAACCACAATAGGGACTATAGCAAACTTCTTCCTCTTTACCTCTTATACATTAAATGTCCTTACTGGCCACAAGATAAgttctttaacttttattttcacCCAGCTGAGCTTGGTGAACACCACTATGCTTGTTAGCAAGGGAATCCCACAAACATTGCAGGGTCTGGGGTGGAACTATTTCCTGGATGATGTTGGatgtaaaattgtattttatcttcGTAAAGTGAGTGAGGGCCTTTCAATTTCCTTGACTTGCCTTCTGTGTGCCTTTCAGGCCATCACCCTCAATCCCAGTAATTCCAGGTGGGCAGAATTCAGAGTTAGAACCATACAACATAGCACCCCTTTCTGTCTGTTCTGCTGGATCCTCAATCTGCTGATAGAAATTCCTATACCAGTAAGCACAAGAGGCCCAAGAAGCAGCAGTAACATTACAAGTGCATTTGATTATATGTTTTGTACTTCAGAATATATTATGGGTGTTTATTTGATAATAACCACTTTCAGAAATGTGCTTTGTTTAGGGATCATGGTCTTGGCCAGTGGCTACATGGTGCTTCTCCTACACAAACACTACCAGCATATTCAGAGAATTCGGAGCACTAAACTCTCACCCAGAAGGCACCCTGAGATCAGAGCCACCCAAACCATCCTTTTACTGATGAGCACATTTTTCAGCTTTTATTCACTCACCTCCATTTTTAGTCTTTTGCTCAGTTATTTCGATCAAAAATCTCCCTGGATGTTGACTACTTCTATCACCCTGTCACTATGTTACCCTACCATCAGCCCCTTTGTATGGATCCCCAGAGCTCTCAAGACTCTCTGA